A single window of Microbacterium oryzae DNA harbors:
- a CDS encoding glutathione-independent formaldehyde dehydrogenase: MKAVVYKGPYEVAVENVPDPRIEGPLDAVIRITSANICGSDLHPYEGRVEFESGMVFGHENMGIVEEVGAGVDRIKVGDRVSVPFNLACGTCRNCNQGFTSACLRANPSGQPGAGFGYPAMGPYWGGQAELLRVPWADFNLLKLPEGTEHELDYTMLSDIFPTGYHGTEMAKVAPGKTVAVFGAGPVGLMAAHSAYLRGAAQVFVVDHQKDRLALAEKYGATSVDAGEVDVVEAIMDATGGFGVDSGVEAVGYQAHDPAGNEHPALVMDNLVSVVRATGAIGVVGVYNPVDPDAATEEAKDGRIAFDFGTAFTKGLSIGTGQCPVKAYNRELRDLITQGRATPGDIVSHELPLDDAVRGFDQFDKRVDGWTKVVLHPSH, from the coding sequence ATGAAGGCTGTCGTGTACAAGGGACCGTACGAGGTCGCCGTCGAGAACGTTCCGGATCCGAGGATCGAGGGGCCGCTCGACGCCGTCATCCGCATCACCTCGGCGAACATCTGCGGATCCGATCTGCACCCCTACGAGGGGCGCGTCGAGTTCGAGTCCGGCATGGTGTTCGGGCACGAGAACATGGGCATCGTCGAAGAGGTCGGCGCGGGCGTCGACCGCATCAAGGTCGGCGACCGGGTGTCGGTGCCCTTCAACCTCGCCTGCGGTACCTGCCGAAACTGCAACCAGGGCTTCACCTCCGCCTGCCTGCGGGCGAACCCCTCAGGCCAGCCCGGCGCCGGCTTCGGCTACCCGGCCATGGGTCCCTACTGGGGCGGTCAGGCCGAGCTGCTGCGGGTGCCGTGGGCGGACTTCAACCTGCTGAAGCTGCCAGAGGGCACCGAGCACGAGCTCGACTACACGATGCTGTCCGACATCTTCCCCACGGGCTATCACGGCACCGAGATGGCGAAGGTGGCGCCGGGGAAGACGGTGGCGGTCTTCGGCGCGGGGCCGGTGGGGCTCATGGCCGCGCACAGCGCGTACCTGCGCGGTGCCGCCCAGGTGTTCGTCGTCGATCACCAGAAGGACCGGCTCGCGCTCGCCGAGAAGTACGGCGCGACATCGGTCGACGCCGGTGAGGTCGATGTCGTGGAGGCGATCATGGACGCCACCGGCGGGTTCGGCGTGGATTCGGGCGTCGAGGCCGTCGGCTACCAGGCCCACGATCCTGCCGGCAACGAGCACCCCGCCCTGGTCATGGACAACCTCGTCAGCGTCGTCCGCGCCACGGGCGCCATCGGCGTCGTGGGCGTCTACAACCCCGTCGACCCCGACGCCGCGACGGAGGAGGCGAAGGATGGCCGCATCGCCTTCGACTTCGGCACCGCCTTCACCAAGGGCCTCAGCATCGGCACCGGCCAGTGCCCGGTGAAGGCGTACAACCGCGAGCTGCGCGACCTCATCACGCAGGGGCGCGCGACGCCGGGCGACATCGTCTCGCACGAGCTGCCGCTCGATGACGCCGTCCGCGGCTTCGACCAGTTCGACAAGCGCGTCGACGGCTGGACGAAGGTGGTCCTCCACCCGAGCCACTGA